Within Nocardioides sp., the genomic segment GTAACGCAGCGCCAACGTGCCGGTCATGCCCGGCCGTTTGCCGGCGCTGCACGCTTCGCCGAGGAGCTGGTCCAAAAGCAGAGCGCTGACGCCGCCGTGCACCAGGCCCGGAGGGCCCTCGTACGGTGCGCCCAACGTGACCTCGGCGTGCACGCGCCCCTCCTCGCGGTGCACGACGAGCGGCGGAGCGATCGGGTTGCGCAGGCCGATCACGGCATTGCCCCACGCGCGAGAGCGCCCGCCCTCGGTGTACCGCACGCCGAAGCCACCGTCGATCCTCGACCCGTCGAGTTGGTCGGCAAGCGCATTCAACCGCTGGGTCGCCGACTCGACGGTGGCGGCGTCGACGGTCGTACGGATGCTCGCGTCGACCAGCCGGCGGATGCTGTCTGCGAGCGGTCCATAGACAGCGGCCTGCTCGGCGAGTTGCTCCTCGGTGAGATCCTCGCGACTGAAACCCATCATGATCGCGCACTCTAGGCGTGCCGCCGGGTGTGTCGGTCGGCGGCGTCCTACGTTGTCGGCGTGATCAAGTATCTGGGCTCGAAGCGGCTGCTCGCGCCGGTCCTGGCCCAGATGGCAGTCGCTGCGGGAGCGCGTACGGCCGTCGACTTGTTCACGGGCACGACGCGGGTGGCTCAGGAGTTCAAACGCCGCGGCATCTTCGTGACCGCGGTCGACCTGGCGACGTATTCGGCCGTGTTGGCGCAGTGCTTCGTCGCGACCGATGCCGACGAGGTGAACCCCGACGAACTCGACCAGGCCCTGGCCCTTCTGAATGCGCTGCCGGGACAGCGGGGCTACTTCACGCGTACGTTCTGCGAGGAGTCGCGGTTCTTCCAACCCAAGAACGGTGCCCGCATCGACGCCATTCGCGAGGCGATCGAGGACGAGTTCGCGACATCGGCGCTCTATCCGGTGCTGCTGACGAGCCTGATGCTCGGCGCGGACCGGGTGGATTCGACGACCGGACTCCAGATGGCGTACCTGAAGTCCTGGGCGCCGCGGGCTCATCGTGACCTGACCCTGACCGCCCCGAGTCTGCTTGCAGGCGGCGGGGCGGTGCGCCGTGGCGACGCCATGACCCTGGTCGACGAGTTGCCGGCGGTGGACCTGATGTATCTCGATCCGCCGTACAACCAGCATCGCTACTTCACGAACTATCACGTCTGGGAGACCCTGGTGCGCTGGGACGCACCCGAGCATTACGGCGTCGCGTGCAAGCGCATCGACGCCCGCGAGGACGAGGGACGCAGTGTGTTCAACAGTCGCCGCACGATGTCT encodes:
- a CDS encoding PaaI family thioesterase, producing the protein MMGFSREDLTEEQLAEQAAVYGPLADSIRRLVDASIRTTVDAATVESATQRLNALADQLDGSRIDGGFGVRYTEGGRSRAWGNAVIGLRNPIAPPLVVHREEGRVHAEVTLGAPYEGPPGLVHGGVSALLLDQLLGEACSAGKRPGMTGTLALRYRRGVKLGRLRCEAEISGFDGPKTFASGRISTDDGVCVEAEGTFILPRWAREFAPKPDRFE
- a CDS encoding DNA adenine methylase; this translates as MIKYLGSKRLLAPVLAQMAVAAGARTAVDLFTGTTRVAQEFKRRGIFVTAVDLATYSAVLAQCFVATDADEVNPDELDQALALLNALPGQRGYFTRTFCEESRFFQPKNGARIDAIREAIEDEFATSALYPVLLTSLMLGADRVDSTTGLQMAYLKSWAPRAHRDLTLTAPSLLAGGGAVRRGDAMTLVDELPAVDLMYLDPPYNQHRYFTNYHVWETLVRWDAPEHYGVACKRIDAREDEGRSVFNSRRTMSASFADLLRRARADLLLVSYNDESWISSDEMVGYLRDAGHQDVRVLAFDAKRYVGAQIGVHNAAGVKVGDVGRLRNVEYVFVAGTPDHVEAAVAYDRVAAR